Within the Plesiomonas shigelloides genome, the region CTGGCCTTGCGCCAGACTGTGAACAGATTGATATCGCGGGAGACGAGGCGCTGGAAGCTGACTATGGCATCCGCATCCCGGTATTACGCGATCCGGCTGGCCGGGAATTGGGCTGGCCGTTTGATTTACAACGATTACAGGAGTGGTTAGCCCATGGCGCTGATTAACCTCACCGGCGCATACCTTTCTTACAGCGATGCGCCGCTGCTGGATCATACCGAACTGCATATTGAGCCGAACGAGCGGGTTTGTTTAGTTGGCCGTAACGGAGCCGGTAAGTCGACCCTGATGAAAGTGCTGGCTGGCGAGCAAAAGCTTGATGATGGCCGCCTGCAGGTGCAGCAAGATGTTGTGGTTGCGCGTTTGGAGCAAGATCCACCGCGTGATGCGCAAGGCAGCGTGTTTGACTATGTCGCCGAAGGCGTAGAAAAAGTTGCTCAGCAACTCAAAGATTACCACGACATTTCGCTGAAGATTGCTACTGATCCGTCAGAGCAGAATCTGGCGAAAATGGCTCGTTTGCAAGAAGCGCTGGATCACTGCGATGG harbors:
- a CDS encoding glutaredoxin family protein yields the protein MPYRLYHTEFCHLCEMAWALIVQAGLAPDCEQIDIAGDEALEADYGIRIPVLRDPAGRELGWPFDLQRLQEWLAHGAD